The following are encoded in a window of Candidatus Manganitrophaceae bacterium genomic DNA:
- a CDS encoding 6-carboxytetrahydropterin synthase encodes MYKVTRTIEFCYGHRLLNYKGKCRHLHGHNARVEIELYAEDLDALGMVRDFEVIKKVVQVWIDENLDHKMILCKDDPLIPVLKDLKESHFIIDQNPTAEVISKLIYDYAASQKLPVSEVRLWETPKSYATYRR; translated from the coding sequence ATGTACAAGGTTACGCGCACCATTGAATTCTGTTATGGTCATCGCCTCTTAAACTACAAGGGCAAATGCCGTCATCTCCACGGTCACAATGCGAGAGTGGAGATCGAACTCTACGCCGAAGACCTCGACGCACTCGGCATGGTTCGGGATTTTGAAGTGATCAAAAAAGTCGTGCAGGTGTGGATTGATGAAAACCTGGACCACAAGATGATCCTGTGTAAAGACGACCCCTTGATCCCTGTACTGAAAGACCTGAAGGAGAGCCACTTCATTATTGATCAGAATCCAACCGCGGAGGTGATCTCTAAATTAATCTACGACTATGCCGCCTCACAAAAGCTTCCGGTCTCTGAAGTCCGCCTGTGGGAGACGCCGAAGTCGTATGCAACATACCGAAGGTAG
- a CDS encoding DNA recombination protein RmuC: MDRVVFALLGGFTLLLSVLLFRALKKGKPENDAALGLMQQQLDQLRQQLAVSLTENTKSMQEQITQMTTQVNSQLNSVNQQLSTATGQIGNRLDHAARVVGEVKQNLGEMAKATQQVYDVGKDIASLQEILRAPKLRGNLGELFLGELLSQVLPPTQYTLQYRFKSNEVVDAAIRLGPGLVPVDAKFPLENFKKMIETVSDDEKKTHRRKFRADVKKQIDQIASKYILPDEGTYDFALMYIPAENVYYETIIRDETFGDENALCSYALAKRVVPVSPNSFYAYLQVIVLGFKGLRIEKSAQEIHQRLLHLSGDFHRFKEDFEVIGRHLSNTKGKYEEASKKLDRLGGRLLSVDEDRPEPEVAPPEEKRIKSVLLEESQLTNNDGLVKSRHSGATRKPEPR; the protein is encoded by the coding sequence ATGGATAGGGTCGTTTTCGCTCTGTTGGGAGGTTTCACGCTCCTCCTGAGCGTGCTCCTGTTCAGGGCGTTAAAAAAAGGGAAGCCGGAGAATGATGCGGCACTGGGTCTGATGCAGCAGCAGCTTGATCAGCTCCGTCAACAACTCGCAGTCTCCCTTACAGAAAACACAAAATCGATGCAGGAACAGATCACGCAGATGACCACACAGGTCAACAGCCAACTGAACTCGGTCAACCAGCAATTGTCGACCGCGACCGGACAGATCGGAAACCGTCTGGATCATGCCGCCCGCGTCGTCGGAGAAGTCAAACAAAACCTGGGAGAAATGGCGAAGGCGACGCAACAGGTCTATGACGTCGGGAAGGACATCGCCAGCCTTCAGGAGATCTTACGGGCACCGAAGCTGAGAGGAAACCTTGGAGAACTTTTCCTGGGCGAGTTACTATCCCAGGTCCTGCCGCCGACGCAATACACATTACAATACCGATTCAAGAGCAATGAGGTGGTCGATGCCGCGATCCGCCTGGGCCCGGGTCTGGTGCCCGTTGACGCCAAGTTTCCACTTGAAAACTTTAAAAAAATGATTGAAACAGTCAGTGACGATGAGAAAAAGACCCACCGCAGAAAATTCCGGGCCGATGTCAAAAAACAGATCGACCAGATCGCCTCAAAATACATCCTTCCCGATGAAGGAACTTATGACTTCGCGTTAATGTACATCCCTGCGGAAAATGTCTATTATGAGACAATCATCAGAGATGAGACCTTCGGCGATGAAAATGCCCTCTGCAGCTATGCCCTTGCGAAGCGGGTTGTGCCGGTCTCTCCCAACTCTTTCTACGCTTATCTCCAGGTGATTGTTCTTGGCTTCAAAGGGCTTCGTATCGAAAAGTCGGCACAGGAAATTCACCAGCGGCTTCTACATTTAAGCGGTGATTTTCATCGGTTTAAGGAAGACTTCGAGGTCATCGGGCGGCACCTCTCTAATACAAAGGGAAAATACGAGGAGGCCTCCAAAAAGCTAGATCGCCTGGGCGGCCGCCTCCTGAGCGTCGACGAGGACCGCCCCGAACCTGAGGTTGCCCCGCCTGAAGAAAAAAGGATCAAATCGGTCCTGCTTGAGGAATCACAGCTAACCAATAATGATGGACTCGTAAAAAGTCGTCACTCCGGTGCGACCCGGAAACCGGAGCCAAGGTAA
- a CDS encoding c-type cytochrome, protein MIRKIEKSRGKKWAALVAVSVFSLLGLGGIADAQIMRIGPAPIEPAPGTYKPAKEDGGTIDKGKTVYFKKCVWCHGPDGAGDGPSAIRLVTKPRNFNAGTFKIRHTGSGELPTDEDLLNTVRHGLQGSVMPPWAGILTDEEMKAAIAFIKKELVKDREFDDPDEEITVISYGTQIPSSPESIELGRDIYMNKAKCVECHGQEGRGNGNLTQRGDWGFPIFPANLQKPWNLRGNRRDPYNPRNIFREVSTGLNGTPMPSFADELSEEERWHVANFVISLTKIKYPLDPNSGKPSIGFVIKSKFIEEGGTPSDPNDEKWNVLPPQYVGLASQIIQPPRHFIRTIDDIRVTSLYDDKEVAILFEWDDRTESHLDPDGEAVYDMNRLQSEAFPAIATTQFTHEIDGARGPLKNVNELPNGVYNDGIAIQFGQAWQDIPPPAKWYFIHGDEKRGVDLWKWESDGTAKEYEGHGIDKVVLREGSDNVKVVYAKWTDGRWQVIMKRALLTDDKEKSAQLVNGVNIPITFFAWDGDAGETGGRMALSTFYYLMMEPPVPTNVYIVPPIVFGIIFGCLVWARKAAINYKEPDALPEK, encoded by the coding sequence ATGATAAGAAAGATCGAAAAGAGCAGAGGAAAGAAATGGGCCGCTCTTGTCGCAGTATCGGTATTTTCACTCCTGGGACTTGGCGGGATTGCGGATGCTCAGATTATGCGAATCGGACCTGCCCCCATCGAACCAGCGCCCGGAACCTACAAGCCGGCAAAGGAAGATGGTGGTACCATTGACAAGGGCAAGACGGTGTATTTCAAGAAGTGTGTCTGGTGTCACGGGCCGGATGGGGCAGGAGATGGACCTTCTGCAATTCGTCTCGTCACAAAACCCAGAAACTTCAATGCGGGCACCTTTAAAATTCGTCATACCGGCAGCGGAGAGTTGCCGACTGACGAGGATTTGCTGAATACCGTTCGACACGGTCTCCAGGGATCCGTGATGCCTCCCTGGGCGGGAATCCTGACAGACGAAGAGATGAAGGCGGCCATTGCCTTCATTAAGAAGGAATTAGTCAAGGATCGCGAATTCGATGATCCGGATGAAGAGATTACCGTGATCAGTTACGGAACACAGATCCCTTCCTCACCGGAAAGTATCGAGTTGGGCCGCGATATCTACATGAACAAGGCAAAGTGTGTCGAATGTCACGGTCAAGAAGGCCGAGGGAATGGCAATCTGACGCAGAGGGGCGATTGGGGCTTTCCGATCTTTCCGGCAAACCTTCAAAAACCTTGGAATCTCCGCGGAAATCGTAGAGATCCATACAATCCGCGCAATATCTTCCGTGAGGTCTCGACCGGTCTGAACGGCACGCCGATGCCTTCCTTTGCAGATGAGTTGTCGGAAGAAGAGCGCTGGCATGTGGCCAATTTTGTGATTTCTCTCACAAAGATTAAATATCCGCTTGATCCGAACTCCGGAAAACCCTCCATCGGGTTTGTCATTAAGTCCAAATTCATAGAGGAAGGCGGTACGCCCTCCGATCCGAACGATGAGAAGTGGAACGTCCTGCCGCCCCAGTATGTCGGCTTGGCGAGTCAGATCATTCAGCCTCCGCGTCACTTCATTCGCACCATTGATGACATTCGAGTAACCTCCCTTTATGACGATAAAGAGGTTGCCATTCTTTTCGAGTGGGATGATCGCACCGAAAGTCATCTGGACCCAGACGGAGAAGCGGTTTATGATATGAATCGCTTGCAGTCTGAGGCCTTCCCTGCAATCGCAACGACACAGTTTACCCACGAAATCGACGGCGCACGCGGACCCTTAAAAAATGTCAATGAGCTTCCAAATGGCGTCTATAACGATGGAATTGCGATTCAGTTCGGACAGGCATGGCAGGATATTCCGCCGCCTGCAAAGTGGTATTTCATCCATGGGGATGAAAAACGCGGCGTCGATCTCTGGAAGTGGGAGTCGGATGGCACCGCAAAGGAATATGAAGGGCATGGCATTGACAAAGTTGTACTGCGAGAAGGCAGCGACAACGTCAAGGTCGTCTATGCCAAGTGGACAGACGGCCGTTGGCAGGTGATTATGAAACGGGCCCTTTTGACGGATGACAAGGAGAAGTCTGCGCAATTGGTGAACGGGGTGAATATCCCGATTACCTTCTTTGCCTGGGATGGCGATGCAGGTGAAACCGGTGGAAGAATGGCGCTTTCGACCTTTTACTACCTCATGATGGAGCCGCCCGTTCCGACAAACGTTTACATTGTGCCGCCGATTGTGTTCGGCATAATCTTCGGTTGCCTGGTTTGGGCAAGAAAAGCAGCAATTAACTACAAAGAACCTGACGCATTGCCAGAGAAGTAA
- a CDS encoding adenosylhomocysteinase yields MTTALNQDCKVADLGLADWGRREITLAEGEMPGLMNLRKNYEKEQPLQGAHIIGCIHMTIQTAVLIETLRALGAEVRWSSCNIFSTQDHAAAAIAAAGIAVYAWKGQTEEESAWCIEQTILKDGKPWNANILLDDGGDLTAMAHEKYPEILGKVHGITEETTTGVHRLFDMMAKGELKVPAINVNDSVTKSKNDNKYGCRHSLNDAIKRGTDALLSGKKALVVGYGDVGKGSAQSLNQEGMIVKISEIDPICGMQACMDGFEVVSPYKDGNNTGSAEGLDRQMLGKIDLIVTTTGNVNVCDRHMLAGVKRGAIVCNIGHFDLEIDTKFMRDNWRWEEIKPQVHKIYRSDDTEDYILLLSEGRLVNLGNATGHPSRIMDGSFTNQVLAQMLLYKEKWADKSKSEREPVYVKVLPKKLDEEVAAEMVKGFGGVITKMTQQQSEYISTPIQGPFKPETYRY; encoded by the coding sequence ATGACGACTGCACTTAATCAGGATTGTAAGGTGGCCGACCTGGGTCTGGCGGACTGGGGACGACGGGAGATCACTCTCGCTGAAGGGGAAATGCCCGGATTGATGAACCTCAGAAAAAATTATGAAAAAGAGCAGCCTCTTCAGGGCGCTCATATTATCGGCTGTATCCATATGACGATTCAGACCGCCGTATTGATCGAAACACTTCGCGCCCTGGGTGCAGAGGTACGTTGGTCCTCCTGCAACATATTCTCCACTCAAGATCACGCCGCGGCTGCCATCGCCGCTGCCGGTATTGCCGTTTATGCCTGGAAGGGGCAAACAGAAGAAGAAAGCGCATGGTGTATTGAACAGACGATTCTCAAGGACGGAAAACCGTGGAACGCCAATATATTGTTAGATGACGGGGGTGACCTCACCGCGATGGCGCACGAGAAATATCCGGAAATACTTGGAAAAGTCCATGGAATAACGGAAGAAACCACAACCGGGGTCCACCGGCTGTTCGACATGATGGCAAAAGGTGAGCTGAAGGTTCCTGCAATCAACGTTAACGATTCTGTCACCAAATCTAAAAATGACAATAAATACGGCTGTCGCCACAGTTTAAATGATGCCATTAAACGTGGAACAGACGCGCTTCTTTCTGGTAAGAAAGCCCTCGTTGTGGGTTACGGTGATGTCGGCAAGGGTTCTGCCCAGAGCTTGAATCAGGAAGGGATGATTGTAAAGATCTCTGAGATTGATCCGATCTGCGGCATGCAGGCCTGCATGGACGGCTTCGAAGTTGTTTCTCCTTATAAAGATGGAAACAACACAGGCTCGGCTGAAGGCCTCGATAGGCAGATGCTGGGAAAGATCGATCTGATCGTCACAACAACCGGCAACGTAAATGTATGTGACCGTCATATGCTCGCCGGCGTTAAGCGAGGGGCGATCGTTTGCAACATCGGCCACTTTGATCTTGAGATCGATACCAAATTTATGCGTGACAACTGGAGATGGGAAGAGATAAAACCACAGGTCCACAAAATCTACCGGTCCGATGATACTGAAGATTATATACTTCTTCTCTCTGAAGGACGACTTGTCAACCTGGGCAACGCAACCGGTCACCCATCCCGCATTATGGATGGTTCCTTCACGAATCAGGTCCTCGCGCAGATGTTACTCTACAAGGAAAAGTGGGCAGACAAGTCGAAGTCAGAACGTGAACCTGTTTATGTAAAGGTGCTTCCCAAAAAATTGGACGAAGAAGTTGCAGCTGAAATGGTAAAAGGTTTTGGGGGGGTGATTACAAAAATGACCCAACAACAATCCGAATATATCAGTACGCCCATCCAGGGCCCGTTTAAGCCTGAAACGTACCGATACTAA
- a CDS encoding acetyl-CoA carboxylase carboxyltransferase subunit beta: MPWFMKEKNLDSETKKIKIPEGLWIKCNNCRGVIYRKELGRNGKVCPKCDYHFPISVHERIDMIVDEGLLTEWDKSLSSCDPLDFKDSVRYKDRIKKNQEKTGHSDALVIGAARINRRPVVVGVFNFSFMAGSMGSVVGEKLTRGIERATEARHPIILFSASGGARMQEGVLSLMQMAKTSAAIARLQEAKVPYISVLTDPTFGGVTASFAMLGDIIIAEPKSLIGFAGPRVIEQTIKEQLPEGFQRAEFLLEHGSIDMVVERKKLRDTLIQLLSYL, encoded by the coding sequence ATGCCTTGGTTTATGAAAGAAAAAAACCTTGACAGCGAAACCAAGAAGATCAAGATTCCGGAAGGACTCTGGATCAAGTGTAATAATTGCCGCGGGGTGATCTACCGGAAAGAACTGGGTCGCAATGGGAAGGTTTGCCCGAAGTGCGACTATCACTTTCCGATTTCCGTCCATGAGAGGATCGACATGATTGTCGATGAAGGGCTGCTCACGGAGTGGGATAAATCTCTCTCCTCATGTGATCCACTCGACTTCAAAGATTCCGTTCGATACAAAGACCGGATCAAAAAAAATCAGGAGAAAACGGGACATTCGGACGCACTGGTTATCGGTGCGGCCAGAATCAACCGCCGGCCTGTGGTCGTGGGGGTGTTTAATTTTAGTTTTATGGCCGGGAGTATGGGGTCGGTTGTCGGCGAGAAGTTGACCCGGGGCATTGAACGGGCAACGGAGGCCCGTCACCCGATCATTCTCTTTTCAGCCTCAGGCGGGGCGCGAATGCAGGAGGGTGTTCTTTCCCTCATGCAGATGGCAAAAACGAGTGCGGCCATTGCCAGGCTTCAGGAGGCAAAGGTGCCCTACATCTCTGTGTTGACCGATCCAACCTTTGGAGGGGTCACGGCGAGCTTTGCAATGCTGGGTGATATCATCATCGCCGAACCAAAGTCTCTTATCGGGTTTGCCGGTCCACGTGTCATCGAACAGACCATCAAAGAACAGCTCCCGGAGGGTTTCCAGCGAGCAGAGTTTCTCCTCGAACACGGCTCAATCGACATGGTGGTCGAACGGAAAAAGCTCCGCGATACCCTCATCCAACTCCTCTCCTATTTATAG
- a CDS encoding DUF3467 domain-containing protein, translated as MSTPEQQVQIQIEIDDATSQGIYANMALLAHTETEFVIDFVYIQPQTPKAKVRARILSSPAHTKRLLMALQDNIRRFEDKFGEIKAPSTPEKDKPQYQGHYL; from the coding sequence ATGTCAACACCAGAACAGCAGGTCCAGATACAGATTGAAATTGATGACGCGACCTCTCAGGGAATCTATGCCAACATGGCGCTTCTCGCGCATACAGAAACCGAGTTTGTGATTGATTTTGTCTACATTCAACCCCAGACGCCCAAGGCAAAGGTCCGGGCGCGGATTCTCTCCAGCCCCGCCCACACCAAGCGCCTCCTCATGGCTCTGCAGGACAATATCCGGCGTTTCGAGGATAAGTTTGGTGAGATCAAGGCCCCGAGCACACCCGAAAAAGATAAGCCGCAGTATCAGGGACACTATCTCTAA
- a CDS encoding SDR family oxidoreductase, whose product MAALLWCSNPHVYYYVAVLCSSGLALKQNCGMLNSYRGAHSTMKLEGKAVLITGAARRIGKAIALSVAGKGAKVAIHYNQSRDEARQLVEKIAEKGGEAFAVQGDIREVADCERIVRECCERFGGIDVLINNASVFFKTPLFQVNEQDWDTTFDANLKGGFFCAQAAAREMQKGGGKIINIADWSGLRPYKNYIPYCISKAGVIAMTKGLARTLAPKIEVNAIAPGPVLAADDFDDNDKETIIRHTPLGRFGAPEDIVNAVLFLLEGTNFMTGSTIIIDGGRLIS is encoded by the coding sequence ATGGCGGCGTTGCTGTGGTGCTCGAATCCTCACGTATACTACTACGTTGCGGTTCTGTGCTCCTCGGGCCTTGCCCTGAAGCAAAATTGTGGCATGCTGAATAGTTACCGAGGAGCACATTCAACAATGAAGTTAGAAGGAAAGGCCGTCCTCATCACAGGAGCCGCGCGGCGTATTGGAAAAGCCATTGCCTTGTCTGTGGCCGGAAAGGGCGCCAAAGTCGCCATTCACTACAATCAATCCAGGGATGAGGCCAGACAGCTTGTCGAAAAGATTGCAGAAAAAGGGGGAGAGGCCTTCGCCGTTCAGGGCGACATTCGAGAGGTGGCGGATTGTGAACGGATCGTCAGGGAATGCTGTGAAAGGTTTGGCGGAATAGATGTCCTGATCAATAACGCCTCGGTCTTCTTCAAAACCCCGCTTTTTCAAGTCAATGAACAGGACTGGGATACAACATTTGACGCCAATTTAAAGGGCGGCTTCTTCTGCGCTCAGGCGGCCGCGAGGGAGATGCAAAAAGGGGGTGGAAAAATTATCAATATCGCCGATTGGTCCGGACTCCGCCCCTATAAAAACTACATCCCCTACTGCATCTCAAAGGCCGGCGTGATTGCCATGACGAAGGGATTGGCCCGCACGCTGGCGCCGAAAATTGAAGTCAATGCCATCGCCCCCGGCCCTGTACTCGCGGCAGATGACTTTGATGATAACGATAAGGAAACAATCATCCGGCACACCCCGCTCGGAAGGTTCGGCGCCCCGGAGGATATCGTCAATGCCGTCCTCTTCCTCCTGGAGGGGACAAATTTCATGACAGGGTCGACGATTATCATCGACGGAGGAAGGCTCATTTCTTAA
- a CDS encoding tetratricopeptide repeat protein, with protein MLNLRSFFLGIVLIVLLPGMLLASPAHDRADALFEEGLFLSKQRQFDDAIISFVRAVKLGPRQHRYHRGLYMTYQATRRVPQGIAFYKNLILDHPGNSTLHYWLGRYYLSSLRLDDSARAFKESARLAPKDEHPFISLGHVYSRMEKTQEALEAYLQADRLAPGVPVIKVGLGTSYFKLKEFEKARKVYEEALADDASFTEAQYNLGLIYERSKDYDKAFEQWQILLEADPNESGAREHLARLYYRGEFYLEAVREYTTLSLVMMDSPRIFLALGEAQVMLASQLNDERDRDLLKLRAIESFERTIEIDPGNTSARQYLERLALLESKKSSAKRK; from the coding sequence ATGTTAAACCTGCGCTCTTTTTTTCTAGGGATTGTCCTTATTGTTCTCCTGCCTGGGATGCTCCTGGCCTCTCCTGCCCACGATAGGGCGGACGCGCTCTTTGAAGAAGGGCTTTTTTTAAGTAAACAAAGGCAGTTTGACGATGCGATTATCAGCTTTGTCCGAGCGGTTAAATTAGGCCCACGCCAACATCGATACCACCGGGGTCTCTACATGACCTACCAGGCGACGCGACGGGTCCCCCAGGGGATTGCGTTTTACAAAAATCTTATCCTGGATCATCCCGGTAATTCGACCCTCCACTATTGGTTGGGCCGGTACTACCTTTCCAGTTTGCGCCTGGATGATTCCGCAAGAGCCTTTAAGGAATCAGCCCGTCTTGCCCCGAAAGACGAGCATCCTTTTATCTCCCTCGGACATGTGTACAGTCGTATGGAAAAGACTCAGGAAGCTCTGGAGGCCTATCTTCAGGCGGATAGGCTGGCCCCTGGGGTCCCTGTCATCAAGGTCGGTTTGGGGACCAGCTATTTCAAGCTGAAAGAGTTTGAGAAGGCGAGGAAGGTCTACGAAGAGGCCCTGGCGGATGATGCGTCTTTCACCGAGGCACAATATAACCTTGGCCTGATCTATGAGAGAAGCAAGGATTATGACAAGGCCTTTGAGCAATGGCAGATATTGCTGGAGGCAGACCCGAATGAGTCCGGGGCGCGCGAACACCTTGCACGCCTCTACTACAGAGGGGAATTTTACCTGGAGGCCGTTCGTGAATATACGACCCTTTCGCTGGTGATGATGGACTCACCGCGAATATTTCTGGCCCTGGGTGAAGCCCAGGTCATGCTTGCGTCGCAGTTGAACGATGAAAGGGACCGCGACCTGCTTAAGCTTAGAGCCATTGAGAGTTTTGAGCGAACCATTGAGATTGATCCCGGGAACACAAGCGCGCGTCAGTATCTGGAGCGCCTGGCCTTGCTGGAATCGAAAAAGTCCTCCGCGAAGCGGAAATGA
- a CDS encoding methionine adenosyltransferase: protein MSRLNFLFTSESVTEGHPDKIADQISDAILDAILAQDPKGRVACEAMVTTGLAFVAGEISTSCYVEISDIVRETIKEVGYTRAKYGYDYETCAVITSIHSQSPDIAMGVDTGGAGDQGLMFGYATNETPELMPMPIMLAHKMTKRLAEMRKTDILPYLRPDGKTQVTVVYRDGKPVRVSTVVVSTQHSPEISLKDLREDIIENVIRPVIPEELIDNDSMIYHINPTGRFVVGGPQGDTGLTGRKIIVDTYGGVGSHGGGAFSGKDPSKVDRSASYMARYIAKNLVAAGVSDRCEVQLAYAIGVVDPVSVLIDTKETGKVDHEKLVKVVRDLFPMTPKGIIEHLDLRRPIYKKTAAYGHFGRNLPEFTWEKTDMVDKIKQATGL, encoded by the coding sequence ATGAGCCGTCTGAATTTTTTATTTACATCTGAATCAGTCACGGAAGGGCATCCCGACAAGATAGCGGACCAGATCTCGGATGCAATCCTGGATGCGATCCTGGCCCAGGATCCGAAAGGACGGGTTGCTTGTGAAGCAATGGTCACAACCGGTCTCGCATTTGTTGCCGGAGAGATCTCGACATCCTGTTATGTTGAAATTTCGGATATTGTTCGTGAAACCATTAAAGAAGTCGGTTACACCCGTGCCAAATATGGCTATGATTATGAAACTTGTGCGGTCATTACCTCTATACACAGTCAATCTCCGGACATCGCCATGGGAGTGGATACGGGTGGCGCAGGAGACCAGGGTTTAATGTTTGGTTATGCGACAAATGAAACACCGGAATTGATGCCCATGCCGATCATGCTGGCACATAAGATGACCAAACGGTTGGCAGAAATGAGAAAGACGGATATCCTTCCATATCTTCGGCCTGATGGGAAAACCCAGGTGACCGTGGTGTATCGGGATGGGAAGCCGGTCCGAGTTTCGACTGTCGTCGTGTCAACACAACACAGTCCTGAAATCTCACTGAAAGATCTCAGAGAAGATATCATCGAAAATGTGATTCGTCCGGTTATTCCCGAGGAACTCATCGATAATGACAGTATGATCTATCATATTAACCCAACGGGTCGTTTTGTCGTTGGCGGACCCCAGGGGGATACCGGATTGACAGGTCGTAAGATTATTGTGGATACCTATGGCGGGGTTGGAAGCCATGGAGGGGGCGCTTTTTCGGGGAAAGACCCCAGTAAAGTAGATCGTTCCGCTTCTTATATGGCGAGGTATATTGCCAAAAATCTGGTTGCGGCGGGGGTGTCTGATCGTTGTGAAGTTCAGTTGGCTTACGCTATCGGCGTAGTGGATCCGGTATCTGTCTTGATTGATACCAAAGAAACGGGAAAAGTAGATCATGAAAAGCTGGTCAAGGTGGTTAGAGACCTTTTTCCAATGACACCCAAAGGCATTATTGAGCATTTGGATCTACGCAGACCCATATACAAAAAAACGGCCGCCTATGGGCATTTCGGTCGAAACCTCCCAGAGTTTACCTGGGAAAAGACAGACATGGTGGATAAAATTAAACAAGCCACCGGGTTGTAG